The Longimicrobiales bacterium region CCGCGCATCCGACCTTCATCCGCGAGGGATCCGCATGGAGCTTTCCCGCCGTTCCTTCCTGAAGCTCTCCGGCGCGGCGAGCGCCATCGGCGGCGTGGCCGCCTTCGGTGTCAGTCTCACCCCTGCACGCGCGCGCGCACAGGCGTTGCGCATCAGTGACAGTCGCACGGTCCCGAGCATCTGCCCGTTCTGCTCGGTCGGCTGCGCGACGCTGATCCATGTGCGCGAGGGTGAGATCATCAATATCGAGGGGGATCCGCGCTCGCCGCACAACGAGGGCACGCTCTGCCCGAAGGGCGCCGCGATCTACCAGCTTCACAAGAATCCGAACCGGCCGCAGAAGGTGCTGCACCGTCGTCCGGGTGCGAGCGGCTGGGAGGAAATGGAGCTGGAAGCGGCAATGGACCGTGTTGCGGAGCTGATCCGTCAGACGCGGGACGAGACGTTCATCGAGGCGTTGCCGAACGGCAGGCGGGTGAACTGCACGACATCGATCTTTGCGCTCGGTGGTGCGACGCTGGACAACGAGTTCAACCACCTCGCGCAGAAGTTCTGCCGGGGCCTCGGCATTGTCGCGATAGAAAACCAGGCCAGGATATGACACAGCTCCAGCGTCCCCGGTCTGGGGACACGGCTCGGTAGAGGCGCAGCGACGACGTACCCGCGCAACCTGGAGCACACGGACTGCCTGGTCATCATGGGCTCCAACATGGCGGAGTGCCACCCCGTGGCGTTCCGCTGGCCGATGAAGGCGAAGGTCAACGGCGCGAAGATCATCCACGTCGATCCGCGCTTCACGCGCACCAGTGCGGTCGCCGACCTGCACGCGCCGATCCGTGCGGGCAGCGACATCGCGTTCCTCGGCGGGCTGATCAACTACGTGATGAGCAGCGACCGCTGGAACACCGATCCCTTCTTCCGCGACTACGTCGTCAACTTCACCAACGCTGCCACGCTGGTGAACGAGGACTTCCGTGATACGGAGGACCTCGACGGCCGCTTCTCGGGGCTGATGCAGTACACCGAGCCAGCGGCCTGGCAGTACAATGCGTTCGTCGGTGCGTACGCGACGGAGACGTGGCAGTACGACCGAGGCGCGGGCGAGCCGGGAGAGACGATCGGCACGGCGGGCCAGCTTGCCTCCGGTCGCCCGGCGGCGACCGTGCAATCGGGCGAGCTTCCCGAGGGTCAGCGCGAGGGGGAGCCCGGGCCGGCCCCGGAGCTCGGCCCGGGCTACGACGACCTGGTCCGCTCGCTGCGCCAGCCGCAGGCACGCACGGACCCCACGCTCCGCCATCCGCGCTGCGTGCTGCAAGTCGTGCGTCGCCACTTCTCCCGCTACACGCCGGAGGTGGTCGAGCAGATCTGCGGCACCCCGCGCGCGAAGTTCATTGCGGTGGCGGAAACGCTCCTCGAGAACTCGGGGCGTGACCGCACGAGCGCCTTTGCCTACGCGGTTGCGTGGACGCAGCACACCAACGGGGTGCAGACGATCTCGTGCGCCGCGCTGCTGCAGCTGCTGCTCGGCAACATGGGTCGTCCGGGCGGTGGCATCATGGCGCTGCGCGGTCACGCGGCGATCCAGGGCTCGACGGATGTGCCGACGCTGTATCACAGCATTCACGGCTACATGTCGGCCCCGTCGGCGCTCAAGCAGCACGACTCGCTCGAGGACTACCTGCGCACCGAGACCGCACCCGGCGGCTACTGGGCGAACACGCCGAAGTTCATGGTCTCGTATCTCAAGTCGTTTTACGGCGACGCTGCCACGCCGGCCAACGACTTCGGCTACGACTGGCACCCGAAGATCCTGGGCGATCACTCGCACATGGCGATGTTCTCCGCCATGGCGGACGGCAACGTGCGCGGCATGCTGTGCGTCGGGCAGAACCCGGCGACGTCGCTCAATGCGCGCGTCGAACGCGAGGGGATGCGTCGTCTGGACTGGCTCGTCGTCAAGGACAACTGGCTGACGGAAACCGCGACGCACTGGTACACCGCGCCGGAGGTGCAGGACGGCAGCGTCGACGTCGGTGACATCCAGACGGAGGTCTTCTTCTTCCCGTCGACACAGATCGCGGAGTACGACGGCTCCTTCACGAACACGCAGCGCATGCTGCAGTGGCATTTCATGGCCGCCAGGGCGCCGGGCGACTGCCGCACGGACACGTGGTTCTATCACAACCTGGCGAAGCGGCTGAAGCAGGCGTACGCGAGCAGCACGCTGCCGCGTGACCAGGGCTGGCGGAACACGCTCTGGGATTTCGATCCGGATCCCGGAACCGAGCCGATCTATCCGGGTGAGCCGGATGCCGCGAAGATCCTGCGCGAGATCAATGGCTACCAGACGGGGCGGCCGAACGATCATCTCCCCGGCTTTGCCGCGCTGCGCGACGACGGCTCGACCACCTGCGCGTCCTGGATCTACAGCGGCTGCTTCCCCGCGCCGGACAACAACCTGACGGCGGCGCGCAACCCGGATCCGCCCAATCAGCCGGGTGCGCACCTCGGGTGGGGGTACGCCTGGCCGGCGAATCGCCGCGTGCTGTACAACCGCGCCTCTGCCGATCCGGATGGCAACCCGTGGAGCGAGCGCAAGCGCTGGGTCTGGTGGGACGGCTCACGGTGGATGGGCTATGACGTGCCGGACTTCGCGGCCACCAAGGCACCGACGGATCCCGGCGACCCGGGCGGCATCGGGCTCGATGCGCTGTCGGGCACGGATGCCTTCATCATGAAGGGCGATGGCAAGGGCTGGCTTTTCGTGCCGGCAGGGCTCGCGGATGGCCCGCTCCCCGTGCACTACGAGCCGATGGAGTCGCCCGTGCAGAACCTGCTGTACCCGCGCCAGCAGAGCTCGCCGGTGCTGAAGTACTGGCGGCGTACGGGCAACGCGGTCGCGGAGCCGGGTGATCCCGAGTTCCCATACGTGATCACCACCTACCGCCTGACGGAGCACTACCTGTCCGGCTCGATGAGCCGCTGGCTGCCCTGGCTCTCGGAGCTGATGCCGGAGCTGTTCATCGAGATCGGCACCGCGCTCGCGCAGGAGAAGGGGATCGCGAACCGTGATCGCGTCGTCGTGACCACGCCGCGTGCGCGCATCGAAGCGCGTGCGCTGGTCACCAACCGCATCGGCGTGATGCAGGTCGCGGGCAGGACCATCCATCACGTCGGCATGCCGTGGCACTGGGGATGGATGGGGCTCGCGCGCGGCGACGTCGTCAACGAGCTGACCGCGTTCGTGGGTGATCCGAACGTTTCGATCCACGAGGGCAAGGCATTCGTCTGCAACGTGGAGAAGGCCTGATGGCGGTACTGCGCACACTCCCGGTTCTGAGCCAGACGCGGCCGCAGCGTCCGCACTATTACGGTCGCGAGTTCGGCGTCACCGACCCGCTCGCCGCGCTGCTCGGCGAGCAGCAGCCATCGAGCGGCGCCCGCACCGGCCAGCAGCCGACGGCCGGACAGCCCCGCGCAGCGCAGCAGGACACCGCAGGCACCGGCGTGCCGACCGGCCGCAGCGGAGCCCCGAGTGCGCCCGCGACGGAGACCGCGCCGCACTCGGCGACGCCCGGCACCGTTGCCGCGACCGGCCCGATGTACTGGCACGGCGGGCCGGAAGCGCAGCCCATGGGGTTCTTCACGGACACGACGGTCTGCATCGGCTGCAAGGCGTGCGAGGTCGCGTGCAAGAACTGGAACCAGCTGCCAGCCGCGGGTGGCGGCGAGTGGGAGATGTCGGGCGAAAGCTACGACAACACCCTGCGCCTGGACGGCATCCACTGGCGGCACGTCAAGTTCGTCGAGCAGTTCCCCAACGCGTACAACGGGCGCTGGCTGCTGATGAGCGACGTCTGCAAGCACTGCGTGCAGGCCGGCTGCCTCGAGGTGTGCCCGACGGGCGCGATCATCCGCACCGAGTTCGACACGGTCGTGATCCAGTCCGACGTGTGCAACGGCTGTCGTGCGTGCATCGCGGCGTGCCCGTTCGGGGTCATCGACATGAACCCGGCGTCCGGGACCGCCCAGAAGTGCACGCTGTGCTACGACCGCATCAGCGTCGGTCTCGAGCCGGCATGCTCCAAGGCGTGCCCCACCGACTCGATCCAGTTCGGCACCGTCGATGAGCTGCGTGAGCGTGCCGAGCAGCGTGTGCAGAAGCTGCGCGCGGAAGGGATGACGGACGCGTACCTGTACGGCGCCGACCCGGATGGTCCGCTGGGTGGATTGAACGCGTTCTTCCTGCTGATCGACGACCCGGAGGTGTACGGCCTGCCTCGCAACCCGCAGATGCCGAGTCGCAACCTGGTCAACAGCTCGGCGCTCGGCGTCGCGGGTGCGGCGGCGCTCGGCGCCCTGGCCGCGATCGGGATCCGCAAGCGTCGCATGGACGACATGGCCGGGCACCGCTACGACGATGACGTGCCGCCGCCGCCGGACGACGACGTCCCGCCGCCGCCGCGCGTCGTGACCTGAGGAGCGAGCGATGCTGCCTGATACCTGGTATACCGCGTCGCCGGAGTGGTCGCTCTTCATCATTCCGTACTTCTTCATCGGCGGCATCGCGGGCGGCTCGTACTTCATCGCTGCCGCGCTGCACTGGCTCGGCCGCCCGCATGACCGGCCCATCGTGCGCATCGGCTACGTCGTCGCCGCACTGGGCGCGATCATCAGCGGGCTGCTGCTCATCGTCGACCTGCACCGGCCGCTCCGGTTCTGGCACATGCTCTTCCAGTCGGAACGCTTCCCGCTGCCCGTCTTCAAGCCCTGGTCACCGATGTCGATCGGCTCCTGGGCGCTGTTCCTGTTCGGCGCGATCGCGACCCTGTCCGCGATCGGTGCGCTGGCCGATGACGGTCGCATTCGCTGGCGAAACCTGCGAGTGCTCTACGACAGCACGCTCGGCAAGATCCTCGCACTGTTCGGCGCCGCGTTCGGCTTCTTCGTCGCGAGCTACACGGGCGTGCTGCTCGCCGTCTCCAACCGTCCGATCTGGGCAGACACGCAGTTCCTCGGCGTCCTGTTCCTGACGTCCGCCGCATCGACTGCCGCCGCCACGCTGATCCTGCTCGCGCTCTGGCGACGCGAGACACGTGCTGACGCCTCGACCGTCGAGTTCCTGACCTGGTTCGACGGCTGGGCGCTGATCCTCGAGCTCGTCGTGCTGGCGTTCTTCCTGCTCTCGCTCGGCAGCGTCGCGAGTGTGTGGCTGAGCTGGCGCGGCATCGTCCTGTTGCTGTTCGTCGTGGTGCTCGGCATCCTGATCCCGCTGACGCTGCACCTGCGGCCGAACTTCATGGGCGAGCGATGGCGCGGCAACCGCATCGCGATCGGTGCGGTACTCGTGCTGATCGGCGGCTTCATGCTGCGTTTCATCATCCTGATCGGATCGGAAACCATTCACGGCCCGCACAGCGGGGTGCAGATGACGTCGACAGTGCCATGGCCATGAGAGCACTCCTGCTCGCACTGCTCGCGACGGTTGCTGCATGCACCAGCCCCGAGGCGACGCGTGAGCGCGGCGGCGGCGCCGGCGCCGATCCCGGCAACCGGGACGTGATCGTCGAGATCCATGAAGGTGCAGAGCCGTACCA contains the following coding sequences:
- a CDS encoding molybdopterin-dependent oxidoreductase, translating into MELSRRSFLKLSGAASAIGGVAAFGVSLTPARARAQALRISDSRTVPSICPFCSVGCATLIHVREGEIINIEGDPRSPHNEGTLCPKGAAIYQLHKNPNRPQKVLHRRPGASGWEEMELEAAMDRVAELIRQTRDETFIEALPNGRRVNCTTSIFALGGATLDNEFNHLAQKFCRGLGIVAIENQARIUHSSSVPGLGTRLGRGAATTYPRNLEHTDCLVIMGSNMAECHPVAFRWPMKAKVNGAKIIHVDPRFTRTSAVADLHAPIRAGSDIAFLGGLINYVMSSDRWNTDPFFRDYVVNFTNAATLVNEDFRDTEDLDGRFSGLMQYTEPAAWQYNAFVGAYATETWQYDRGAGEPGETIGTAGQLASGRPAATVQSGELPEGQREGEPGPAPELGPGYDDLVRSLRQPQARTDPTLRHPRCVLQVVRRHFSRYTPEVVEQICGTPRAKFIAVAETLLENSGRDRTSAFAYAVAWTQHTNGVQTISCAALLQLLLGNMGRPGGGIMALRGHAAIQGSTDVPTLYHSIHGYMSAPSALKQHDSLEDYLRTETAPGGYWANTPKFMVSYLKSFYGDAATPANDFGYDWHPKILGDHSHMAMFSAMADGNVRGMLCVGQNPATSLNARVEREGMRRLDWLVVKDNWLTETATHWYTAPEVQDGSVDVGDIQTEVFFFPSTQIAEYDGSFTNTQRMLQWHFMAARAPGDCRTDTWFYHNLAKRLKQAYASSTLPRDQGWRNTLWDFDPDPGTEPIYPGEPDAAKILREINGYQTGRPNDHLPGFAALRDDGSTTCASWIYSGCFPAPDNNLTAARNPDPPNQPGAHLGWGYAWPANRRVLYNRASADPDGNPWSERKRWVWWDGSRWMGYDVPDFAATKAPTDPGDPGGIGLDALSGTDAFIMKGDGKGWLFVPAGLADGPLPVHYEPMESPVQNLLYPRQQSSPVLKYWRRTGNAVAEPGDPEFPYVITTYRLTEHYLSGSMSRWLPWLSELMPELFIEIGTALAQEKGIANRDRVVVTTPRARIEARALVTNRIGVMQVAGRTIHHVGMPWHWGWMGLARGDVVNELTAFVGDPNVSIHEGKAFVCNVEKA
- a CDS encoding 4Fe-4S dicluster domain-containing protein — protein: MAVLRTLPVLSQTRPQRPHYYGREFGVTDPLAALLGEQQPSSGARTGQQPTAGQPRAAQQDTAGTGVPTGRSGAPSAPATETAPHSATPGTVAATGPMYWHGGPEAQPMGFFTDTTVCIGCKACEVACKNWNQLPAAGGGEWEMSGESYDNTLRLDGIHWRHVKFVEQFPNAYNGRWLLMSDVCKHCVQAGCLEVCPTGAIIRTEFDTVVIQSDVCNGCRACIAACPFGVIDMNPASGTAQKCTLCYDRISVGLEPACSKACPTDSIQFGTVDELRERAEQRVQKLRAEGMTDAYLYGADPDGPLGGLNAFFLLIDDPEVYGLPRNPQMPSRNLVNSSALGVAGAAALGALAAIGIRKRRMDDMAGHRYDDDVPPPPDDDVPPPPRVVT
- the nrfD gene encoding NrfD/PsrC family molybdoenzyme membrane anchor subunit, translating into MLPDTWYTASPEWSLFIIPYFFIGGIAGGSYFIAAALHWLGRPHDRPIVRIGYVVAALGAIISGLLLIVDLHRPLRFWHMLFQSERFPLPVFKPWSPMSIGSWALFLFGAIATLSAIGALADDGRIRWRNLRVLYDSTLGKILALFGAAFGFFVASYTGVLLAVSNRPIWADTQFLGVLFLTSAASTAAATLILLALWRRETRADASTVEFLTWFDGWALILELVVLAFFLLSLGSVASVWLSWRGIVLLLFVVVLGILIPLTLHLRPNFMGERWRGNRIAIGAVLVLIGGFMLRFIILIGSETIHGPHSGVQMTSTVPWP